The DNA segment CTGAGGTGCGGCAGACGCCGTTGGTTGATCTGAGCAAGGGGTGAGACCGGCTGGAGCATTGTCGGCTCTTGGCCGATTCTGTTGAAAAAGTCGACTTCGTGTTGGCACCGAAGTCGAATTGACCCAGTTGCCGAAATATTGCTGACCCGGTCTGCCGCCTCGAAAACCATTGCCCTTAATGGATTAGTACCGATAGGGAGGTGGGTCAATTCTGTGTTGGCATTCATAGACAAACTATATTGCTGGTAACCAGCATTGCCTGCGTGAACGCCCGCAGCGATAGGTGGCGTTGACGAAATTTATGGGGTAAAGATGGGGCTTCAATTAGCAATGATCTGAAGGAGACAGCATGCTTATCCGACGTTCATCCATCGCCGCCGCGCTCGCGTGTTCATTCTTATCCTGTACCGCGTTCGCTACGGATTTGGCCCCCCAGTTGCTGAAAAAAGCCGAGGCCGAACAAAAATCCTATCTTGCCACCGTCAAAGAGCTGGTGGACATTGATACCGGAACCGGCCATGGGCTCGGCCTGAAAACCGTCAGCGCGATGTTAGTTGAGCGGCTCAAGGGGTTGGGTGCTGAAGTCACCACGACACCTGCGACCCCCTCTGCGGGCGATAACATCGTGGGCACGCTCAAAGGCACTGGCAGCAAGAACTTTCTGCTGATGGTCCACTACGACACGGTGTTCGGGCCAGGTACAGCGGCGAAACGCCCATTCAAGCTCGACGGCGAGCGCGCCTATGGTCCCGGTGTTGCTGACGCCAAAGGTGGCGTCGCGATGATTCTGCATTCATTGCAGATACTGCAGGACCAGAAGTTCAAGGATTTCGGTACCCTAACAGTGCTGTTCAATCCCGATGAAGAAACCGGCTCTGCGGGTTCGAAAAAAATCATCGCCGAGCTCGCTCGTCAGCAGGACTATGTGTTCTCGTACGAGCCACCGGACAGGGACGCGGTAACCGTCGCTACCAACGGCATAAACGGCGTGTTTCTCGACGTGAAGGGCAAGTCTTCGCATGCTGGTTCTGCCCCTGAAGCCGGGCACAACGCGGCCATGGAACTCGCGCACCAGATGTTGCAACTCAAGGACCTTGGCGATCCGGCCAAAGGCACCACGGTCAACTGGACGTTGATAAAAGGTGGAGAGAAACGCAACATCATTCCTTCCAGCGCCTCGGCCGAGGCAGATATGCGTTACGCCGATCTGAGTGAAACTGACCGCGTACTCGCCGACGCCCAACGCATCGCTGCGAATAAACTCATCGATGGCACTGAAGTGACATTGCGCCTGGAAAAGGGTCGCCCACCGCTGGCCAAGAATCCGGGCTCCGAACAACTGGCGAAAGCCGCACAAGCGCTTTACAAAAAAATAGGCCGCAACATTGAGCCTATCGCCATGCGCTTTGGCACCGATGCGGGCTACGCATACATGCCAGGGAGCGCGAAACCGGCTGTGCTGGAGACGATGGGTGTCGTCGGTGCCGGATTGCACGCCGATGACGAATACATCGAGCTGTCGAGCATTGCTCCGAGGCTTTACCTTACGGTGGCACTGATCACCCAGCTGTCCGGCGCTGACGTAGCACCGTAACTACGACGGTTTCCGCAGCCACAGGCGACAAAATGCTTGTGGCCGGTCGGGAAGCTCCGTTTTTGGCAAAGACGAATGCCCAACGACCTACCAGAGTGCGATGTCGTAGGTGAGGTAGAGGCGGTTGCTGTCACGGCCCCGGGAGAACTCGGAGCGGTAGACGTAGTTGCGCATGCGCATGCCCAGGCCCTTGAACGTGCCGGTTTGCACAACATAGGCCAGCTCGGCGTCACGCTCCCATTCCTTGACCGTGCTCGTGGACTTGCCGTCATTGCCGCTCAGGTAGCGCGTGGAGAAGGTCAGGCCCGGCACGCCAGCGGCGGCGAAGTTGTAGCCGTAGTTGAGCATCCAGGTGTTCTCATCTTCCTCGATGAACTTGCCGATACCGGCGTTGCTGAACGAGTACACGGTGGCGCCGCTGATGTAGGGCAAACCGGCATCGCCGCGCAGGGTCTGGTAGCCGCCGCCGAACGTATGGCCTGCGATCGCGTAGGACAATTGGCCGCTGAGCATGTCATTGTCGATTTTGCCGGCGTAGGCCGAGCCGCCATCAACGCTGTTGAAGTAACGCAGGTCGCCGGTCAGCACGCCTCCGGCCAACGGCAGGTCGTGCTGGATGCCGGCGAAATTCTGTCGGTAAAAGTTTTCCAGTTCACCGTAGAAATAGCTCAGCCGGGTGTTCTTGCCCCATTTGTATTCAGCACCGGCGTAGTTGAAATCCCCTGATTTTTCGCCGCTGTAGCCATCCGGCACGATCGGTACGCTGTCGCTGGAGTCGCGTAATTTGAAACGGTCCAGGTGCCCACCGGTGACGGTCAGGTTCTCGATGTCGTTGCTGCTGACCTGGGTGCCCTGGTAGGTCTGGGGCAGCAAGCGTGCGTCGTTGTAAATCAGCACCGGCGTCTTGGGCAGCAAGGTGCCGTACTTGACGATGGTTTTGGCGAACCTGGCTTTTACGGTGGCACCGGCACTGGCAAATTCACCGGCTGCGCGGCCGTCATCGTGAACCGGCAGCAGCCCCGTGCCGCTGCGCCCGCGGCCTGAGTCGAGCTTCATGCCATAGAGCCCCAGGGCATTCATGCCCAAGCCGAGGGTGCCGGCGGTGAACCCGGACTGGTAGTCCAGCAGGAATCCCTGGGCCCACTCGGTGCGCTCGCTTTTGGCCGTTCTTGCGGCGCGTGCGCTCATGCCGTGCTCATCGCGAAAGTTCTCGTTGAAATACACATTGCGCAGTTGCAGCTTGAGTTTGCTGTCGTCAATAAAGCCTTCGGCATTGGCACCGGCGAGGGGGACCAGGCCGAACGCGCAAAAAAGGGCCCGACGGGTATACATAGGGTTCATGGCAAACGTCTCGTTGTTGTTATTCGGGGTGCAAGGCAACACGCGCCCCGTGAGCGAGGCGCGTTGAACGGCAGCAGGAAGATGAATCAGGTAAACAGGCTGATGGCCCCAGTCAGCAATGCCAGGGCGGTAACGACCAGGGAGGTCAGCACCGCCCATTTGACGGTGGCTTTCTGGAAGTCGCCGATGTCACGGTCGACCATGCCCACCAGCAGCAGGGTCGAGGCGACCAGCGGGCTCATCAGGTGCACCGGTTGCCCGAGGATCGAGGCCCGCGCGATTTCCACCGGGTCGATGCCGTATGCCGCGGCGGCATTGGCCAGGATCGGTACCACGCCAAAGTAGTAGGCGTCGTTGGACAGCACGAAGGTCAGCGGCATGCTGGTGATTGCAACCACCAGCGGGAACAGGTGGCCCCAGGAGGGTGGGATCCAGTCGACCAGGGTCTGCGCCAGGGCGTCGACCATCTTGGTGCCGGAAAAAATCCCGGCAAAGATCCCTGCGGCAAATACCAGCAGCACCACCGTCATGGCATTGCCCGAGTGCGCCAGGATGCGTTCTTTCTGAATGTCCAATTGCGGATAGTTGATCATCAGCGCGAGCACAAAGCCGATCAGGAACAGGATCGCCGAATGCATCAGGCCCAGGACCAGGGCGACCATCACCGCAATCACCAGCACCAGGTTGACGTAGGCCAGCTTCGGACGCTTGTGAGGGGTGTCCTCAAGAATCGCGTTGATGTAGCAATCGCCGCCACCGCTTTGCAGTTGCACGTTGCCGATACGCTTGCGCTCGGCTCGCCCCAGTAGGAAGGCGGAGAAGACCACCCACATGGCGCCGCCGATCATGGTCGGCAGCAACGGCACGAAGTATTCCCCGGCATCCAGGCCCAGCGCGGCGATGGCCCGTGTCGCGGGGCCGCCCCAAGGGGTCATGCCGCTCATGATGCTCAACGACAGCATGGAGATGGTCGCCAGGATCATCGGGTTCATGCCGATGCGTTTATACAGCGGCAACATCGCCGCGCAGGTAATCATGTAGGTGGTGGTGCCGTCGCCGTCGAGCGCGACCAGCAAGGACAGCAGGGCCGTGCCCACTGCGATTTTCATCGGG comes from the Pseudomonas shahriarae genome and includes:
- a CDS encoding M20/M25/M40 family metallo-hydrolase, which codes for MLIRRSSIAAALACSFLSCTAFATDLAPQLLKKAEAEQKSYLATVKELVDIDTGTGHGLGLKTVSAMLVERLKGLGAEVTTTPATPSAGDNIVGTLKGTGSKNFLLMVHYDTVFGPGTAAKRPFKLDGERAYGPGVADAKGGVAMILHSLQILQDQKFKDFGTLTVLFNPDEETGSAGSKKIIAELARQQDYVFSYEPPDRDAVTVATNGINGVFLDVKGKSSHAGSAPEAGHNAAMELAHQMLQLKDLGDPAKGTTVNWTLIKGGEKRNIIPSSASAEADMRYADLSETDRVLADAQRIAANKLIDGTEVTLRLEKGRPPLAKNPGSEQLAKAAQALYKKIGRNIEPIAMRFGTDAGYAYMPGSAKPAVLETMGVVGAGLHADDEYIELSSIAPRLYLTVALITQLSGADVAP
- a CDS encoding OprD family porin, which translates into the protein MNPMYTRRALFCAFGLVPLAGANAEGFIDDSKLKLQLRNVYFNENFRDEHGMSARAARTAKSERTEWAQGFLLDYQSGFTAGTLGLGMNALGLYGMKLDSGRGRSGTGLLPVHDDGRAAGEFASAGATVKARFAKTIVKYGTLLPKTPVLIYNDARLLPQTYQGTQVSSNDIENLTVTGGHLDRFKLRDSSDSVPIVPDGYSGEKSGDFNYAGAEYKWGKNTRLSYFYGELENFYRQNFAGIQHDLPLAGGVLTGDLRYFNSVDGGSAYAGKIDNDMLSGQLSYAIAGHTFGGGYQTLRGDAGLPYISGATVYSFSNAGIGKFIEEDENTWMLNYGYNFAAAGVPGLTFSTRYLSGNDGKSTSTVKEWERDAELAYVVQTGTFKGLGMRMRNYVYRSEFSRGRDSNRLYLTYDIALW
- a CDS encoding CitMHS family transporter, giving the protein MLAFLGLAMVVVFTFLIMTKRLSPIVALTVVPIVFAVIGGFGGTTGKMMLDGLKMVAPSAALLLFAILFFGLMIDAGLFDPLIRKILKRVNGDPMKIAVGTALLSLLVALDGDGTTTYMITCAAMLPLYKRIGMNPMILATISMLSLSIMSGMTPWGGPATRAIAALGLDAGEYFVPLLPTMIGGAMWVVFSAFLLGRAERKRIGNVQLQSGGGDCYINAILEDTPHKRPKLAYVNLVLVIAVMVALVLGLMHSAILFLIGFVLALMINYPQLDIQKERILAHSGNAMTVVLLVFAAGIFAGIFSGTKMVDALAQTLVDWIPPSWGHLFPLVVAITSMPLTFVLSNDAYYFGVVPILANAAAAYGIDPVEIARASILGQPVHLMSPLVASTLLLVGMVDRDIGDFQKATVKWAVLTSLVVTALALLTGAISLFT